The following DNA comes from Oxobacter pfennigii.
TTGTTTATCGAAACGAGATAATTCCTATTATAAGGATTGCCGATAAATTAATGCTGGATGCAGAAAGTGCTGACGACGGCTTCCTTGTTATAGTAAAAGCAGGCGACAAGCAAGTAGGGTTAATGGTTGACTCCCTAATCGGGCAGCAGGAAATTGTAATCAAGCCTTTGGGCAAGAGTATGAAGAATCTTAAGGAATATGTGGGGGCCACAATATTAGGAGACGGCCATGTAACACTTATACTTGATGTTGTCTCAATTGTTTAGGAAAGGTGAATTCTGATGAATTATAAAGATCTGACTGAACTGCAGCTGGATGCCTTAAGAGAAATTGGGAACATTGGAGCAGGCAACGCTGCGACAGCCCTCTCTCAGATGATACAAAAGAGAATAGACATGTCTGTACCCCAGGTGGATATACTTACTATTGAGGATATTGTATCTAAAATAGGCAGTGAAGAAGAAATGGTAATAGCGGTGGTCTTAAGAGTATTAGGAGATGCACCGGGCAATGTGATGTTTCTTTTGACAATGGAAAGCGGTTACAGGTTACTGGAGCTCTTAATCGGAGGAAAGGTTGAAGGTGAACTAAATGAGTACCAGCTCTCCGCCTTTCAGGAAATAGGAAATATTTTGACGGGAGCTTATTTAAACTCTTTAGTAAAGCTGACAGGGCTTACGATGATATCATCAGTCCCCGCAGTATCCAATGATATGCTGTATCCCTTGATGACTACGGCATTTATTGAGTCAGGGCAATATGATGAATATATACTGTCCATAGATGCTAAATTTTTGGAAGGAGATAAGCATATAGACGGTCACTTCTTTTATATACCCAGACCGGGTTCATTGGAAAAGCTTATGGAAAGATTAGGCCTTATGTAGACAAGCCTAAAAGGCTTGCTTTAAATATAAAATTTAAAATAATCTTTTAAACATAAAATTTGGAGGTGCAAATAATGCCAGGAAAAGTACTTATAGTTGATGACGCAGCATTTATGAGGATGATGATAAAAGATATACTTTCTAACAACGGTTATGAAGTAATAGGTGAAGGAAACAACGGCATAAAAGCTATAGAATTATATAAAAAGGAAAGGCCGGATGTAGTAACAATGGATATCACAATGCCTGACATGGATGGCATAACTGCCGTTAAAGAGATTAGGAAGATTGACCCTACTGCAAAAATAGTAATGTGCAGCGCGTTAGGCCAGCAGTCCATGGTTATGGATGCCATACAGGCAGGAGCCAAAGACTTTATAGTAAAGCCCTTTCAGCCTGACAGGGTATTAGAAGCAATAAAGAAGGTATTAGGATGATTCCTGAAAGGAGAAGGCTATGCAAATTGTAGTTTTTCAGTTAGGCGAAGAAAAATATGCAATAGAGACTTCCAAGGTACAGGGCATTGAAAAAATGGCCAATATTACCAAGGTACCAAGGGCTCATCAATCTATAAAAGGACTTATAAACTTAAGAGGAAGTATTATTTCGGTTATAGATCCCTATGAAATCCTCGGCATATCGGCCAAAGAAAGGCTGAGCGAAAATATAATAATAATCGATATAGAAAGTGAAATACTAGGTATAATAGTCGATAAAGTAGCTGAAGTTGTGGAAATTGAAAATCATCACATAAAAAACGTATCAATTTCCAAAGGCAGCGAGGATTTATATATAAAAGGAACGATAAATATGGGGGATCATCTTGTAACTTTAATCAACATTGAAGCGTTGCTAAACATCGAGGTATAAGTTTAAATTAAAGAGGTACAGCCCATGAGTGAAATTCTGTCTCAAAGTGAAATAGATGCGCTGCTGTCTGCCATTTCAACGGGTGAATTGTTACCCGAGCAAGACAACGACGCAAATAAAGACAAGCAGCAGATAAAAAAATATGATTTCAAATCACCAAAAAAGTTCTCAAAGGAGCATATAAGGACTCTGGAGATGGTATACGATAACTATGCCAGGATACTGGCAGGTTATTTATCAGCTCAGGTCAGGACCAGTGTGGAGATGAAGGTGGCAATAGTTGAACAGATAACTTACGAGGAATTTATAAAATCCGTAAGCTCCCCTACCATACTTACCATATACAAAATGCCTCCTATGGTAGGATCACTGCCCTTTGAAACAAATCCCCAGTTTGTATTTCAGATAATCGATATACTTTTCGGAGGCCAGGGAAATACCGTATTTAAAAGCAGGGAGTTCACGGAAATTGAGAAAAATGTAATCCGGAGCCTGAATGAAAAGCTTATTGAAAACCTTAAGCTGGCATGGGAAGGGGTAATGAGTGTTGAACCTGAGGTTCTGGAGATAGAAACCAATCCCGCTTTGAACCAAACCATGGCACCTAACGAACCTGTTGCCATAATAACTTTAAGCGTTAAGATTAACAATATACAATCCTATATGAATCTATGTATACCTTATTTAGCAATAGAAAAGATTATGGATAAGCTGATAGTCAGATATAAATTTAATATGGATGAAAATGTTGATAAAGAAGCTGTCAGGCATCAAATTGAAAAAAAGATGCAGAACGTACCATTAAACCTGATAACGGTTCTTGGGAAAACTCAAATTCCCGTAAAAAGCTTCCTGGATCTCCAGGTGGGAGATGTAATACAATTGGAAAGGACCGTAGGCAGCTGTATAGACACCTTTGTAGAAAACAGGATGCATTATAAGGTGCTGCCCGGCACATTTAACAAACGTAAGGCAGTTCAGGTTGTGGAAATAATTGATAAGGATGTGGAAGAGTATGAGTAATGATTTTTTATCCCAGGAAGAGATAGATGCATTGTTGAGCGGAGCGGCTGAAAGTGCTGTCCCTGAAGAAGAGGACCTGGACGCTGCCGATAAAGACTTACTTGGAGAAATAGGCAATATATGCATGGGTTCTGCTTCAACAACCCTTTCGATATTGATTAACCAGGCGGTAAGTATAACTACGCCCAAGGTTTCATTGACAACTCTTCGAAAAATGAAAGAATCCTTTCAGGTGCCTAACATTGCCATAGAAGTTAAATTCTCATCAGGCTTAGGCGGCGCGAACCTTTTGGTACTTAAAGTTCCCGATGCCGCAGTAATCGCTGACTTAATGATGGGAGGAAGCGGTGTATACGCAGGAGGAGAATTAAGCGAGATACACATGAGTGCGGTATCCGAGGCCATGAATCAGATGATAGGTTCGGCGGCCACTTCCATGGCAACCATGTTCAGCCGTGAAGTAAATATAACTCCTCCCAACGCAATATTATGGGATGATAATGCCCAGAAATTAAGCAATACCATGAGCGAAGATGAAAAGATAATCCAGGTAGCCTTCAGGCTGACTGTCGGTAATTTAATCGACAGTGAAATAATGCAGATACTGCCTGTAGAAACAGGAAGAAGCATAATAGAAGCTATGACGGCAACTTACAAAGAAGATTCTAAAGAGCCCCAGTCACAGCCTGTTGTGGAGCAGGTGGTGGATACAAAGGTGAGTACCGAGGAAGAGGTTCCGGTGCACAAAGCGCAGTTTATGCCCTTTGAAGCGCCAAAAGGACAGGCTATGCCTAAAAACATAGATCTCATATTGGATGTTCCTATTGAAGTTTCCGTAATACTGGGAAGGACAAGAAAAACAATAAAGGAAATACTGGAACTTAATACCGGCTCTCTTATAGAGCTTGACAAGCTGGTGGAAGAACCGGTGGAAATACTGATTAACGGTAAAAAGGTAGCCGAGGGTGAAGTTGTTGTAGTTAATGAAAACTTTGGTATAAGAATCACTAATATCATAAGCAACGTTGAGAGGGTTAAAAATCTTCGGAATTAATAAGGCATGGAAGCATGTCTTTTTTTCTTTGCCGTAAATTCTGCCGATGTTTTAATTGAGTCTTTTAACTAAAGTTTAAATCATTAATACCGAAATAATAAATGAAAAAAGTTACTAACCATTAATAGGCGGTGGTATTATGAAGATTACGAGCAATAACAGAATTGAAGCCCTTAAAGCATATAACAGCAATAAAATTAAATCGGGCATGGAAAAAAGTGCAGGCAAAAGATCTGACAGCATAGAAATTTCTCTTGCAGGCCATGAGATTGCAAAATACATATCAGCAGCAAGGGAAATCCCAGATGTAAGGCTGGAGAAGGTAAATGAAATAAAGGCAAAAATACAAAAAGGAACATATAATGTATCTGCCGAAGACTTAGCTTTAAAGATGCTTAATGCCATGAAAGAAGGTATGTGATATGGAGCTTATTAACCTTTTAGAAGAAGAAAAAAAGTGTCTTAAAGACATGCTCGATATATTAAATGAAGAAAAAGCCGCCGTCATAAGCGATGACATGCAAAGGCTTCAGGGTGCGGCAAAGAAAAAAGAAGAGCTTAAATTAAAGATAGATGATCTGGAAATCACCCGGATCCAAAAATGCGGCGATAAAACATTGTCAGAAATTATATCTCTCCATGAAGGCAGCGAAAAGGCTGAACTGGAAACATTGGCGGCGGATTTTAAGGATATAGTCAAAAATATACAAAAGATAAATGATATGAACAGGAGACTTATAAATCAATCATTGAATTTTGTTAAAGCGGCCATAAGCACGGCAGCACCGTCCGGTACTAGCGTATACGGCCAGAATGGAAGCATAAATAAGAAATCAACCTCAAGTGCAATGCTTGATAGAAATATATAACAGGCCTTTAATAAGTGCACAAAGGAGAAAACAGGGAGGTTTTTAAATGTCAGGATTATTCGGTACATTAGGATTGTTGAAAAAGACGGTTAATACAAAGCAGGCGGCCATAACTACGACTACACATAATATAGCAAATGCGGACACCGAAGGGTATACAAGGCAAAGAGTGGACATGGCCACATCAAGAGCTCTGGATCTTTACACCATGTCAGGTAAGCATTATTTAGGCACAGGTGTGGATATAAGAGGGGTATCAAGAATAAGGGACATGTATCTGGATGTTCAGATAAGGGACGAGAATGCCAATTTGGGGAAATATGAAGCCAGGGATGAGTTCATGACGCAGATTGAAGCCATAACCATGGAACCATCCACCGAAACCGACGGTATATCAAGTACTTCCGAGCTGCTGACTGAAATGTGGAATTCATGGCAGGACCTTGTCAACAATCCCCATAACCTGAATTCCAAGACTTACGTCGTTGAAAGCTCTCTTTCCCTTACAAACGAAATGAATCATATTTATAGCCAGTTGACAAAACTGCAGACAGTAAGCAAAACGTTAGCTTCACAGAAGATAGATACGTTCAATTCGAATTTAAAGCAGATTGACGATTTGACAAAGCAAATTGTGCGGGCCGAATTGACGGGAGGCTCTCCTAATGACCTTCTGGATAAAAGGGATTTGCTGTTGGATGAGTTGTCAAAAATGATGGACATAACCGTTACATATGGACAATATGGTAAAATCACCATATCTACCGGAGAACAGGCGGATAATCATAATTTTGTTATTTATAGTGAAGCAAGGTTTGCGACTTTGGAGTATTATGAGGCAGATGATCACCTTGACTGGCATTACGAAGAGGATACTGACGGTGACGGTGTTAAGGAATCGCTTATCCATTGCATGGAGCATACACAAAAAGGCGGCACCATAGCCGGGTATTATGCGGTGGGAAATGAAATCGATAATTATAAGGACAGACTGGATGCCATGGCAAGGTCAATAGCGGCGTCGGTGAACCTTATACATAACGTAGGCCTTGACGCTTCAGGAAATTATGTATATTACCAGCCGGGGGACCCGGAATACCTGCCGGTGTTTACCAACGGAAGCACTGACCCTGCAGATTGGGTGGAGGATAATATTACGGCGGGAAATATAACAATAAATCAGGATTTGCTTACTAATGCAGAAAAACTGAGGGCAGGCATGCAATTAGGACCAAGCTACGGCGAGCCCTTCACTGATACTGCGGATACCAGGAGAGCTCTGGCCTTGGCCCAGTTAAGGGATGTGAAGCTGGATATCGAAAATATACTCACTAATGTGCCCCCGGGTACGGTAAGGGACTATATAAATTATGAACTGGACGGGAGCGGAAACCTGATAAATTTCGGGAATCTTGTAAGCTCGGATACCGCAAGCAACAAAGTTACTGTAAGCGGATTCTATGAAGACCTTATATTGAAAATAGGATCTTATGCCGAAGAATCCAAAAATATGACAGCCGGCGAGAACGAGCTTGTAAGTCAGCTGATGGCAAGAAGGGATTCCATATCCGGAGTTTCCACCGATGAAGAAACGGTAAATTTAATTCAGTTCCAGCATTCGCTGAATGCGGCATTTAACGCTATATCCGTTGTGGATAAGCTTCTTGAAACCGTAATAAATCTGGTAAGATAGGAGGTTTTATAATGAGAGTTACCAATAGCTATAAAGTAAGGACTTATTTAAAAAGCCTGAATCAAAATATGGAATATTTAAGCAAGCTTCAGGAGCAGCAGTCGTCTGGGCAAAAGCTCCTCAGGCCTTCGGATGACCCCTTTGGAGTTTCCAGAACCTTAAATATTAGTGATTCCATAACCAGGAACAAGCAGTATGGGGAAAATATAGATGAAGCAATAAACTGGATAAACACATCGGACGAGGCGCTGGATAAAGTAAGCGAATATTTAAAAAGGATATACTCGCAGATCAATGCGGCAGCCAACGGAACAAATTCGGAAACGGAAATGTTTGCATACAAAGCCGAAATACAAGAATGTATAGAAGGTATCGGAGATATGCTCAATGCCAACTACAATGGAAGCTATATTTTTGCGGGGTACAAGACCACCGAAAAGCCCATTGCAGTTGAAAAAAACAGCACCGGAGTAACAGGAAAGCTTTTAAACACCGGAGATCAAAACCTTCTATGCAAGGAAATATCCCCCGGGGTTACCGTAAGCATAAACACAACAGCCTATGATATTTTGCTGACGGCTAACGATTTGGATGAGGCAGATCCCTCTTATGACCCTACTACGGATACTGCCGAGAGCTTGAGCAAAACATTTGAAAAATTGATGGAGGCCATGACGGATCCGGCAAAGAAAGAAAATCTTTCATCGGACAGCCCGGAGTTTTCATTTTTGGATAAGATAACCGCAGCAAGGGACAATATAGCCAGATTGAGAGCACAGATAGGGGCAAAGCAGAACAGGATGGATGCGGCCTCCGCTAAAAACGCAGTAGAAAACGAGAATATGACGGAAGTTTTGGCCAAAACCGCGGATATTGATATTGCCGAGATGTCCATGCTGGTTAGTGTCGCACTGGCCACACACGAATATGCTTTAATGGTTGGTTCTCAAATATTGCAGCAAAGTCTTTTAAGTTTTCTTAAATAGAAGGTGAAATAAATGGTCATTGATTCTAAATTTTTCGGGCAAATTGAAGCTGCCGACGAAGATATCATATATTTTGAGGAAGGCCTCCTTGGCCTTGAGGATGTAAAAAAATTTATATTGGTTGATATCGAGGGAGAAAGCTCTTTTAAATGCCTGCAGTCGGCAGACAGTCAGGAAATTGCCTTTATAGTTATAAGCCCCTGGGAGGTAGAGGAAGGGTATCAGGTTGATATTGATGATGAAGAGCTTATAACCCTTCAGGATAATGACTTATCCGATATCTTTATCTATTCTATAGTTACTTTATCGCAGGATAAAATGACAGCTAATTTAATAGGGCCTATTATTTTAAATACAAAGACCAAAAGAGGCAAACAGATCGTTTTGAATAATTCAAAATATACTACAAAGCATATAATCAAATACTTTGCAAAGAAGGAATAACGTATGCTGGTTGTAACGAGAAAACAAAATCAAAGCCTTATTATAAACGGCAATATTGAAATCATAATAATAGAAGCCAGGGACGGCAGCGTCAAAATAGGAGTCGAGGCTCCAAGAGACGTTAAAATATATAGAAAAGAAATATTCGAGGAAATCAGAGACGAAAATAAGAGCGCTCTTAATACCAGAGAGCTTGATATAAAAGAATTAATCAAAAAAGAGGATTAGTTATCCTTATTAAAGGCGGTGGAAATTATGAGTTTTACAACAAAAGCCAGCGATATGATAAGGCTTACGGGATTGGCCACGGGCCTTGATGTGGACAGCCTTGTACAGCAGATGATGAAAGCTGAAAATATAAAGATGGACAAACTAAAGCAGCAACAGCAACTGACGCTGTGGAAGCAGGAAGCATACCGCAGCATAATGGATGACATCAATGAATTAAAGAGCACCTATTTTGACGTACTAAAATCCGACACCTACGCCCTGTCATCAACCGGCTATTCGCTTCTTAAAATAACTTCCGATTCGCCCAACGTGGCAACAGCTACAGGCGGCGCCGGCGCCCAGGCGGGCACCTATTCCCTCACAAATATAGTAGTGGCCACAAAGGCCTCATACAAAAGCGATAAGCTTATAAACGTGAGAGAAGCGGACAATTCTTTTGCATCTCTTAAAATAGAAGCGGGTGTCAATGATTCCATAACCATTAAATTAAACGACAAAACATATGATATAAAGCTGGAGGCAGGGGAATACGGCACCTTTGACGGTACGGGAACAGAGAGCACCGACTTATTAAAACAGATACAATACCAGATGCAGCAAAAAGGTATAAGCGATACCGAAATAACCGTAAGCTCCGACGGCTCAAGAATTAATTTCGTCGCAGCTAGTGGCAATGATCTGGAAGTTACGGGAAATACGGTTACCGGAAACAGTATGATTTTTAATACTGCAATAAACAGCAGCAATAATAAGCTTACCATAACTATCGGAAGTGACAGTTATATTGTGACAATAGATCCGGGAACATATTCCTCTAATGAACTTTTTACGGCAATTAATAATGCAATGGTGGCGGCAGAATCAAGTGGCGGAGGAACAGAAGATATTTCAAGTAAAATTCAGGCAGGGTTGTCACCGGATGGCACCAGAATTCAACTTTATGATTCCAGCAATTCCGGCAGCCCCAGCTACATAAATGTAAGCGGTGCAGCTCTTTATGCCATGGGCTATTCAAGCATGAGTATCGACGTGGATATGGGCACCTCCACAAAGATGTCAAGCCTTGTAACTGGTGAGGTATCCTTTGAAATAAACGGCAAGGAAATATCTTATGACTTTAGCGGAGCCGATAAAGACCGCTCCGTTGCCGATATAATGAGGGACATATCATCAACTGCAGAGGTGGACGTAAAATACAACGAGCTGACCAAAAAGTTTGAAATGTATTCTTTGACCACCGGTGCGTCACAAAAATTTGACCCTTCAACTACCATAGATACGGAAGGCAGCTTTTTATCCAGCCTTTTTGGTACCGCCACAATAGTAAACGGCACCAACGCAGAAGTTACCATAAAGGAACCGGGAGGGAATGAGGTTTCGGTCATAAGATCCAGCAACAATTTTACCATTAACGGAATTACCTACAGTCTTCTTAGCGGAACTACCTCCAATAAGAGTTCGGCAACCCTTACTATGACTACAGATGTGGACGGGGCTTACAATAAAATTAAATCCTTTATAGACAAGTATAATGAAGTAATAGAAAATATACAGACAAAGCTTAACGAAAAGAAGGATTCCGAGTATACGCCCTTAACCGACGAACAGAAATCGGCTATGACCGAAGAACAGATAGAGAAGTGGGAGGCGAAGGCAAAGGAAGGACTTCTTCGTAACGATTCCAGTCTTGAAAACATGCTGTATAATTTAAGAAGCGCATTTTACGATACCGTAAAAGGGGCGGGTGTTTATTTAACCGATCTGGGCATATCTACAAGCAGTAATTACAGCGAAGGCGGAAAGATAATTATAACCGAGAGCAAATTAAAAAGCGCCCTTGAAACTAAGGGAGTACAGGTAATAAATTTTTTTGCTCAAAACAGCAATATAAGCTATGACCCCGACCACAGAACCGACAAGGACAGGTACAGCCAGGTAGGAATATTCCAGCGTGTAAATGATATATTGAAGGATTATACCAGGACTACCAGAAGCTCCAGCGGGCAAAAGGGTATACTGGTGGAAATTGCCGGCATGAAAGGTGACGGCTCGGAGCTCAGCAATGATTTATATGACCAGCTTGTAGGACAAAACAGAAAGATAACGGAATTGAGCAAAAAACTATATGCGAAAGAAACAAGCTATTACAACAAGTTTTCAAAGCTTGAAGCTGCAATGCAGAAGTTAAACAGCCAGTCTAACTGGTTGTACTCCATGCTAGGAGGAAATTAATAATGGAAGGTTTAAAAGAGGCTCTTGAAACATATACCGGAGTCACAAAAACCTTAATTGCCGCCCTTGATAACGGAGATTATGATAATCTTGACAGGCTTATACTTGAAAGAGAGCAGGTTAT
Coding sequences within:
- a CDS encoding chemotaxis protein CheC — protein: MNYKDLTELQLDALREIGNIGAGNAATALSQMIQKRIDMSVPQVDILTIEDIVSKIGSEEEMVIAVVLRVLGDAPGNVMFLLTMESGYRLLELLIGGKVEGELNEYQLSAFQEIGNILTGAYLNSLVKLTGLTMISSVPAVSNDMLYPLMTTAFIESGQYDEYILSIDAKFLEGDKHIDGHFFYIPRPGSLEKLMERLGLM
- a CDS encoding response regulator, producing the protein MPGKVLIVDDAAFMRMMIKDILSNNGYEVIGEGNNGIKAIELYKKERPDVVTMDITMPDMDGITAVKEIRKIDPTAKIVMCSALGQQSMVMDAIQAGAKDFIVKPFQPDRVLEAIKKVLG
- a CDS encoding chemotaxis protein CheW produces the protein MQIVVFQLGEEKYAIETSKVQGIEKMANITKVPRAHQSIKGLINLRGSIISVIDPYEILGISAKERLSENIIIIDIESEILGIIVDKVAEVVEIENHHIKNVSISKGSEDLYIKGTINMGDHLVTLINIEALLNIEV
- the fliM gene encoding flagellar motor switch protein FliM, which gives rise to MSEILSQSEIDALLSAISTGELLPEQDNDANKDKQQIKKYDFKSPKKFSKEHIRTLEMVYDNYARILAGYLSAQVRTSVEMKVAIVEQITYEEFIKSVSSPTILTIYKMPPMVGSLPFETNPQFVFQIIDILFGGQGNTVFKSREFTEIEKNVIRSLNEKLIENLKLAWEGVMSVEPEVLEIETNPALNQTMAPNEPVAIITLSVKINNIQSYMNLCIPYLAIEKIMDKLIVRYKFNMDENVDKEAVRHQIEKKMQNVPLNLITVLGKTQIPVKSFLDLQVGDVIQLERTVGSCIDTFVENRMHYKVLPGTFNKRKAVQVVEIIDKDVEEYE
- the fliY gene encoding flagellar motor switch phosphatase FliY, giving the protein MSNDFLSQEEIDALLSGAAESAVPEEEDLDAADKDLLGEIGNICMGSASTTLSILINQAVSITTPKVSLTTLRKMKESFQVPNIAIEVKFSSGLGGANLLVLKVPDAAVIADLMMGGSGVYAGGELSEIHMSAVSEAMNQMIGSAATSMATMFSREVNITPPNAILWDDNAQKLSNTMSEDEKIIQVAFRLTVGNLIDSEIMQILPVETGRSIIEAMTATYKEDSKEPQSQPVVEQVVDTKVSTEEEVPVHKAQFMPFEAPKGQAMPKNIDLILDVPIEVSVILGRTRKTIKEILELNTGSLIELDKLVEEPVEILINGKKVAEGEVVVVNENFGIRITNIISNVERVKNLRN
- the flgM gene encoding flagellar biosynthesis anti-sigma factor FlgM codes for the protein MKITSNNRIEALKAYNSNKIKSGMEKSAGKRSDSIEISLAGHEIAKYISAAREIPDVRLEKVNEIKAKIQKGTYNVSAEDLALKMLNAMKEGM
- a CDS encoding flagellar protein FlgN, whose product is MELINLLEEEKKCLKDMLDILNEEKAAVISDDMQRLQGAAKKKEELKLKIDDLEITRIQKCGDKTLSEIISLHEGSEKAELETLAADFKDIVKNIQKINDMNRRLINQSLNFVKAAISTAAPSGTSVYGQNGSINKKSTSSAMLDRNI
- the flgK gene encoding flagellar hook-associated protein FlgK; its protein translation is MSGLFGTLGLLKKTVNTKQAAITTTTHNIANADTEGYTRQRVDMATSRALDLYTMSGKHYLGTGVDIRGVSRIRDMYLDVQIRDENANLGKYEARDEFMTQIEAITMEPSTETDGISSTSELLTEMWNSWQDLVNNPHNLNSKTYVVESSLSLTNEMNHIYSQLTKLQTVSKTLASQKIDTFNSNLKQIDDLTKQIVRAELTGGSPNDLLDKRDLLLDELSKMMDITVTYGQYGKITISTGEQADNHNFVIYSEARFATLEYYEADDHLDWHYEEDTDGDGVKESLIHCMEHTQKGGTIAGYYAVGNEIDNYKDRLDAMARSIAASVNLIHNVGLDASGNYVYYQPGDPEYLPVFTNGSTDPADWVEDNITAGNITINQDLLTNAEKLRAGMQLGPSYGEPFTDTADTRRALALAQLRDVKLDIENILTNVPPGTVRDYINYELDGSGNLINFGNLVSSDTASNKVTVSGFYEDLILKIGSYAEESKNMTAGENELVSQLMARRDSISGVSTDEETVNLIQFQHSLNAAFNAISVVDKLLETVINLVR
- the flgL gene encoding flagellar hook-associated protein FlgL, yielding MRVTNSYKVRTYLKSLNQNMEYLSKLQEQQSSGQKLLRPSDDPFGVSRTLNISDSITRNKQYGENIDEAINWINTSDEALDKVSEYLKRIYSQINAAANGTNSETEMFAYKAEIQECIEGIGDMLNANYNGSYIFAGYKTTEKPIAVEKNSTGVTGKLLNTGDQNLLCKEISPGVTVSINTTAYDILLTANDLDEADPSYDPTTDTAESLSKTFEKLMEAMTDPAKKENLSSDSPEFSFLDKITAARDNIARLRAQIGAKQNRMDAASAKNAVENENMTEVLAKTADIDIAEMSMLVSVALATHEYALMVGSQILQQSLLSFLK
- the fliW gene encoding flagellar assembly protein FliW, whose amino-acid sequence is MVIDSKFFGQIEAADEDIIYFEEGLLGLEDVKKFILVDIEGESSFKCLQSADSQEIAFIVISPWEVEEGYQVDIDDEELITLQDNDLSDIFIYSIVTLSQDKMTANLIGPIILNTKTKRGKQIVLNNSKYTTKHIIKYFAKKE
- the csrA gene encoding carbon storage regulator CsrA — translated: MLVVTRKQNQSLIINGNIEIIIIEARDGSVKIGVEAPRDVKIYRKEIFEEIRDENKSALNTRELDIKELIKKED
- the fliD gene encoding flagellar filament capping protein FliD, which encodes MSFTTKASDMIRLTGLATGLDVDSLVQQMMKAENIKMDKLKQQQQLTLWKQEAYRSIMDDINELKSTYFDVLKSDTYALSSTGYSLLKITSDSPNVATATGGAGAQAGTYSLTNIVVATKASYKSDKLINVREADNSFASLKIEAGVNDSITIKLNDKTYDIKLEAGEYGTFDGTGTESTDLLKQIQYQMQQKGISDTEITVSSDGSRINFVAASGNDLEVTGNTVTGNSMIFNTAINSSNNKLTITIGSDSYIVTIDPGTYSSNELFTAINNAMVAAESSGGGTEDISSKIQAGLSPDGTRIQLYDSSNSGSPSYINVSGAALYAMGYSSMSIDVDMGTSTKMSSLVTGEVSFEINGKEISYDFSGADKDRSVADIMRDISSTAEVDVKYNELTKKFEMYSLTTGASQKFDPSTTIDTEGSFLSSLFGTATIVNGTNAEVTIKEPGGNEVSVIRSSNNFTINGITYSLLSGTTSNKSSATLTMTTDVDGAYNKIKSFIDKYNEVIENIQTKLNEKKDSEYTPLTDEQKSAMTEEQIEKWEAKAKEGLLRNDSSLENMLYNLRSAFYDTVKGAGVYLTDLGISTSSNYSEGGKIIITESKLKSALETKGVQVINFFAQNSNISYDPDHRTDKDRYSQVGIFQRVNDILKDYTRTTRSSSGQKGILVEIAGMKGDGSELSNDLYDQLVGQNRKITELSKKLYAKETSYYNKFSKLEAAMQKLNSQSNWLYSMLGGN